TTTTATTTTCTTGCCGATGATCTGTTTCTGTACCTGCCCGGATAATTTATCCCATACTTCTTCCTTGCTGTACGGGCTGTTCAATAAGAAGGTGGCGCCTTCGCTGGCGAATTCCAGCATCTCCACTTTTTCTGTAAAGTTGAACTGGTGGCAGGCTATGAAGTCGGCTTTTGAGATCAGGTAAGGAGCCCTGATAGGGTTAGGTCCAAAGCGCAAATGTGAAACGGTCCGGGCGCCGGATTTTTTTGAATCGTATACAAAATAACCCTGGGCATACAGGTCCGTATTCTCCCCGATGATCTTAATGGTGTTTTTGTTAGCACCTACGGTTCCATCGGCACCAAGGCCAAAGAACAGGCCCTGCCTCCATTCGCTTTCGTCTAATTTGAATTCAGGATCATATTCCAGACTGGTGAAAGTGATATCATCATTGATGCCGACCGTAAATCCATTTTTAGGTTGTTTCTTTTTCAGTTCATCATATACGGCTTTTACCATCGCCGGTGTAAATTCCTTTGAGGACAGGCCGTAACGGCCGCCTACGATATTGGGTAATTTTTTCAGTTTGCCTTGTTGCAATGCTTCTACCAGGGTAGACAGCACATCCTGGTACATCGGTTCACCTGCTGCGCCGGATTCTTTGGTACGGTCGAGTACGGCGATGGACCTGGCTGTGGCAGGCAATGCTTTTATAAAATGCGATAAGGAGAAAGGCCTGTACAAGCGAACAGCTATTACACCTGTCTTTCTTCCTTCTTTATTCAGGGCATTTACTGTTTCTTCCACCGTTTCAGCACCGGAGCCCATGATGATGATCACTTCTTCTGCATCTGCTGCGCCGGTATATTCGAACAGTTCATATTTTCTCCCGGTGAGCTTTGCAAATTCATGCATCACTTCTTCCACAATTCCGGAAGTATTGTTGTAAAATGTATTTACGGTTTCTCTTCCCTGGAAATATACATCCGGGTTCTGGGCCGTACCACGGATGAAGGGATTATCCGGATTCAGGCCTCTTTTACGGTGTGCGATCACCAGTTCATCCGGCATCATGGCCTTTATCTGTTCATCACTTAATAATTCAAGTTTATTTACTTCGTGTGAGGTACGGAAGCCGTCGAAGAAATGAACAAACGGGATCCTTGATCTCAGGGAAGCTACCTGTGCGATCAATGCAAAGTCATGTGCTTCCTGTACGCTGGCAGATCCCAGCATGGCAAAGCCGGTTGTTCTTGCTGCCATCACATCCTGGTGGTCGCCAAAAATGGAAAGGCCCTGAGCGGCCAATGAACGTGCCGCCACGTGAAATACGGCAGGGGTTAATTCGCCGGCGATCTTATACATATTGGGCAGCATCAGCATTAAACCCTGCGATGCGGTAAAGGTAGTAGTAAGTGAACCTGTCTGTAAAGCGCCATGCACGGTTCCGGCGGCACCGCCTTCACTCTGCATTTCAATTACGTCGGGTATATTGCCCCAGATGTTCTTTATTCCTTTGGAGGCCCACTCATCGGCCAGTTCGGCCATGGTGGAGGAAGGAGTGATGGGGTAAATGGCACACACTTCATTGATGCGGTACGCCACATACGCAGCGGCTTCGTTTCCATCGATGGTTGCAACGGGTTTATTTTTATTTGACATTGTTGACAGCATTAACAGGTTCAGGAATCATTTCTATGGCGTGGCAGGGGCATTGCTCGTAACATACTGCACAGCCGGTGCAGGCATCGTAATTGAATTTGTAACGATTGCCCTTGCCTAATCTAATGATCGCATCTTCGGGGCAGGCGCCAAAGCAACCATCGCATTCAAAACAATTGCCGCAACTTAAGCAGCGCTGTGCTTCAAACCGGGCTTCTTTTCAGATAAGCCATGGATCACTTCATTAAAGCTTTTACGGCTACTGCCGGTGCCAGTTTATCCTGCTCTTTTTGCGGCGCATCGGTCTTGTACCACATGTGCAGTTTTTTATAACTGGCGGTCTGGTGTTTATCGGGTTTCTGATAGGGCTTCAGCATCAAATAGCCATTGATATACCTGGCCGCTTTTTTACCATGGCCAATGGCGATCGTTGCACTCCGGTTTTCCCCGGGCAGCATATCGCCGCCGGCAAAGATCCCTTCACTGCCGGTCATGCGCTGTGCATCTATTACCACGGTGCCATCATCATTGATCTTAATGTTGGAAACGGAACGGAGAAAACCGGAATCGGTTTCCTGTTTGCTGGCGTTGATCAGCACGTCGGCTTCCACGATCTCAAATTCACCGGTGCCGACAGCTTTGCCTTTCTCCACTTTCATTATTTCGAGGATGACCTTTTTGTTCTCTACCCGGCTGATACTGCGGAGGAGTTTTACCTCCACGCCTTCAGCCAATGCATCTTCGGTCTCATAGTCGTAGGCAGGCATCATTTTTTGATCGCCGTAGAAATAAACGGATGCCTCCGAGTCAAAGCGTTTTACCATTCTTGAAATATACAGGGCCAGTTTACCGCCCCCGTAAACAACTACTTTCTTTTTTGTGTAAGGAGAAGCATCTGTTTTGGACCGTTGGAAGAAAGAAAATGCGTCGGTGATATGCACGGAGTTATCGTACTGAAATTCTTCCTGGTGGATGAGTTGTGCACCAACGGAAACATATACCGCATCAAAATGACCGGCTTGTTTTTCGGCCAGTACGTCCTGTACCTTATGGTTAAGCTTTATGGTTATTTCCAGTTTTTTGATGCGTTCGATCTCGGCATCCAGGATGTCTTTTGGCAGGCGGTAATCCGGAACACCGGTTCTTAACAAGCCTCCTGCTTCGCTGCCAGCCTCATAGACCTCTACCGTATGACCCATCCGGGCAAGATGATAAGCCGCTGAAAGTCCGGATGGCCCGGCGCCGATCACCAGCACCCGTTTGTGGGTTGTGTAAGCCACGAATTGTATGGGCCAGTTTTGTTTGATGGCTTCATCGCCGATGAATCTTTCCACCGCATGGATGTTGATGGTGGTATCAATATGGTTCCGGTTGCAGCCTGTTTCACAGGGTTTTACACAGACCCGGCCCATGATGGCCGGGAAGGGGTTGTCTTCCAGGATGGTCTGGAAGGCTTCAAAATAATTACCGGCCTGTGCATAAGCCAGCCATCCCTGGATGTTCTCTCCCGCCGGGCAGGCGCTGTTACAGGGGGGCATAAAATCCATGTAGACCGGGCGCCGGGTCCGCAGGTGTCCGGTACCTTCTGCATGCGTGAGCAGGTCAACGGGTTTGGTGATGTCATTTGAAGCCATGATACTGATTTTTAAATTGGAAAATGAACAGGCTTACTAAGGCCTGCTCAGTTCCGGAAAAATAGAATCAATACCGAAAAGAGGGGGTGACGTAATTCAAGTGAACAAATGATTCTTATCAGTTGGGCGGATGAGGGAATAGCAGGCGGTATGGGTAAAATGAACGACCCGCCGCTGAAAGCGGGGGGCCGATAACTAGAATGGGGTCATCTATGATATTGCTTTTAAAATGATGTCCTTCACATCTTTCAGGGCCACCCTTTCCTGTGTCATGGTATCCCGGTAGCGGATGGTGACGGTATTGTCTTCTTTTGTCTGGTGGTCAATGGTCACACAGAACGGCGTACCAATGGCATCCATGCGGCGGTAGCGCTTGCCGATGGTATCTTTCTCTTCGTAGAAACAATGAAAGGCTGTTTTGCATTCGTTCATCAGTTCATATGCGATCTCGGGTAAACCGTCCTTCTTGGTCAGGGGAAGAATGGCCAGCTTGGTAGGAGCGATCTTTGCCGGGATCTTCAATACCACCCGGCTGTCTTCCGTACCGTCTTCCTTGTTCCACTTCTCTTCTGTGTAGGCCAGGCTGATGATGGTCAGGAACAACCGGTCTAACCCCACCGAGGTTTCCACGACAAAGGGAACATAATTTCCGTAAGGTTTGCCGGTGGCGGGGTCAACATCGTTATCGAAATACTGTATTTTCTTCTTGCTGAATCTCTCATGGTTCTTCAGGTCAAAGTCGGTACGGCTGTGAATGCCCTCCAGTTCTTTCCAGCCAAAAGGGAATTCAAATTCAATGTCCAGTGCCGCATCGGCATAATGCGCCAGTTTCACATGATCATGAAAACGTAATTTGCCGGCAGGGATGCCCAGGCTCTCATGCCATTTCCTTCGTTCTTCTTTCCAGAAATCATACCATTCCTTTTGGGTGCCGGGGCGGACGAAGAACTGCATTTCCATCTGTTCAAATTCCCGCATGCGGAAAATGAACTGGCGGGCCACGATCTCATTGCGGAATGCCTTGCCGGTTTGTGCGATGCCGAAAGGGATCTTCATGCGGCCGGTCTTCTGCACATTCAGGAAGTTCACAAAGATGCCCTGGGCTGTTTCGGGGCGCAGGTAAACAATATTATCATCCGGGTTATCGGATGCCACGGCGCCGAATTCTGTTTTGAACATCAGGTTGAACTGGCGGACCTCGGTCCAGTTACAGGTTTTACTGACGGCACATTTAATAGTATTGTCTTCGATCAGTTTTTTTAATCCGGCATAATCGTCTTTGGCAAGCAAGGCATCCATAGAAGCCAGAACTTCATCTGCCCGTTTATCGTTGCCCGCTGTTCGTTGTTCGTCTGCGAATGTTTCGATCAAATGATCCACCCGGTATCTTTTCTTGCTGTCTTTATTGTCGATCATCGGGTCGCTGAAATTGTCCACGTGGCCGCTTGCTTTCCAGGTGGTGGGGTGCATAAAAATGGCGGCATCAATGCCCACGATGTTGTCATGCAGCTGGGTCATGCTTTTCCACCAGTAGTCCCGGATGTTCTTTTTAAGCTGGGCGCCGTTCTGGCCATAGTCATATACGGCTGCCAGGCCATCATAGATTTCGGATGACTGGAAAATATAACCGTATTCCTTGCAATGGGAGATCAGCTCCTGGAACCTGCCTGCCGGCAAGGCAGGATTGTTTGCTTCGTTTGCCATAGGGCGCAAAGATAAGCACCGCAGGCAATACTTTGAAGGGGTATAATTGTTCTATTTCAGCTTTTCATTTTGCTGATGTCTTTCCTTATCCCTCAAATTCTTCTTCTCAAAATTCTTTTGCAGGGCTTCGGTAAGGTCCACCCCGGTCTGGTTGGCCAGGCAGATCAATACCCAAAGCACATCGGCCATTTCATCGCTGAGTTCTTTTCCTTTATCGCTTTCTTTAAAAGATTGTTCACCGTATTTTCTTACCATCAGCCTGGAAAGCTCGCCTACTTCTTCCATAAGGATTCCGAGGTTTGTCAATTCACTGAAATATTTTACGCCCACTGTTTTTATCCAGTTGTCTACATCCTGTTGCGCCTGCTGTATAGTCATGAATTCAACATTTAAAATTCAACATTCAAAATAAATCATTCCCTGTTCCTGGTATCTATTATAATTGTCACCGGTCCATCATTCAGCAGAGAAACTTTCATATCAGCCCCGAATTCACCGGTATATATTTTTTTGCCCAGGTCATTTTCCAGTTGGGCGATCATCTTTTCATACATCGGTATGGCAATATCCGGTTTGCTTGCTTTGATGTATGAAGGCCGGTTGCCCTTTTTGGTGGAAGCCTGCAACGTGAACTGGCTTACCAGTAAAATATCGCCCCCCATATCTTTCACCGCGATATTGGGCACTTTATTCTCATCATCAAAAATGCGGAGGTTTACAATTTTGTTGCTGAGCCATTCAATGTCTTCCTTGCTGTCGGCATCTTCAATGCCAACCAGGACCAGGAGGCCTGTTTTGATTGCGGACCGTATGTTACCATCAATGGTCACACTGGCCTGTGTTACGCGTTGGATCACTGCTTTCATATACTAAAGATAATAAGGCGATGCTGATCTACTTCACCCTGGATGCCAGCAAAAGAAACAGGGCGCCCAGTGGCAAAGGCAGCCAGAAGTAATCATACAGTTCACTTACATGGCTGCTGTTCTTACCAACTGTATACATGGTGAGTGCGGCCACGATGCACAATAATGCAAGGAGGGTGTAGAGCTTTTTCCTGTTCATGATCGGGGTTTTGCATAAAGCTACTCTTTAACCCCAGCTTTTTCAACCGGCTGCAGAAAAAAACCCAAAAGGCAGTAAAATCAACCCATTGAAGTTTTACTGAAATTTCCAAGATTTTTTATGAAAAATTTTTCCGGAAACCGGGGAAAAATGAGCAAAAGCCCTGCCCGGTTGAGTCTTCAAAATTATCCACGATTTTTTCCACAACTGTTAATATTTAACGGTTTGTTTCTTCCCTGCTAACAGATACTTTCGTTTGCTTAACAATTACTTAACCCCCTCAAGCACGAAGATAGTATGTCAAAGAAAATCCAATCTTTAAAAGGACTGCAGTTTACCCGCCAGTTTACCAAAGACGGTGTTAGTCCTTTTGATATGTTCGAATACGATTACCGCACCTCTGTGATCAAAAATCCTACAGGCGAAATTGTTTTCCAGATGGACAACGTTGAAGTTCCGAAACAATGGAGCCAGATCGCCACGGATATCCTGGCACAGAAATATTTCCGCAAAGCAGGTGTTCCGAAAGAAGACGGAACAACCGGAAGAGAGACAACCGTTAAACAGGTTGCTCATCGCCTGGCTCATTGCTGGAGGGTGTGGGGCGAGCGCTACGATTATTTTGCCACGCCAAACGATGCACAGGTATTTTATGATGAACTGGTATATTCCATTTTGAACCAGGCCTGCGTTCCCAACAGTCCGCAGTGGTTCAACACCGGCCTGCATGAAGTATATGGCATCACCGGCAAACCACAGGGACATTATTATGTGGATGCCAAAGACGGGCTGCTGAAAAGATCAGAGAATGCATACGAACGTCCGCAACCACACGCATGCTTTATATTAAGCGTCAATGACGACCTGGTGAATGAAGGCGGCATCATGGACCTGTGGGTACGGGAAGCAAGGATATTCAAATACGGAAGCGGCGTGGGTACCAACTTCAGCAGCATACGTGGCGAAGGAGAGAAATTAAGCGGTGGTGGTACATCAAGTGGCTTAATGAGTTTCTTAAAGATAGGTGACCGGGCTGCCGGTGCCATCAAAAGCGGCGGTACAACCAGGAGGGCAGCTAAAATGGTTTGTCTCGACCTGGATCACCCCGAAATCCAAAACTTCATCAACTGGAAAGTGGAAGAAGAAGATAAAGTGGGTGCATTGATCGCTGCCGGGTATCCCAGCGATTATGAAGGAGAGGCATACCGCACCGTAAGCGGGCAGAACAGCAATAACTCCATCCGCATACCCAATGATTTTTTTGATGTACTGGATAATGACGGCGAATGGGAACTGAAAGCAAGAAGCGACGGCAGGGTGATGCGGAAAGTGAGGGCAAAGGACCTGTGGAACCAGATCAACTATGCTGCCTGGCGTTGTGCTGACCCGGGTACACAATACGATACCACCATCAACGAATGGCATACCTGCCCGGAAGGTGGTCCCATCAGGGCTTCCAATCCCTGCAGCGAATACATGTTCCTGGATAACACGGCCTGTAACTTAGCCAGTGTGAACCTCCGCCGTTTCTTTGACGAGGATACCAACAGCTTTAATGTAGAAGGATTTGAACATACCTGCCGCCTGTGGACCGTGGTGCTGGAGATATCTGTACTGATGGCGCAGTTCCCTTCCAAAGAAGTGGCACAACTTTCTTATGATTACAGGACATTAGGTCTGGGTTTTGCCAATCTTGGTTCCATGCTGATGGTAAGCGGCATTGCTTACGACAGCGAAGAGGCAAGAGGAATTGCCGGGGCCATCACCGCCATCATGACCGGGGTGTCTTATAAAACATCGGCGGAAATGGCCGGGTTCCTGGGTGCATTTGACAAATACGAAGAGAACAAAGAGCACATGCTGAGGGTAATGCGTAACCATCGTGCCGCAGCATACGATGCTACCGGTGCGTATGAAGGTCTTCGCATAAAACCACAGGGCATCAATGCAAAATATTGCCCGGATTATTTACTGAAGGCTGCCACCAAAGCATGGGATGATGCCGTTCAGCTGGGAGAAAAATACGGCTACCGCAATGCACAAACAACGGTGATTGCTCCCACCGGGACCATCGGCCTGGTAATGGACTGCGATACTACCGGCGTAGAACCGGATTTCGCTTTGGTGAAATTTAAAAAATTAAGCGGTGGTGGTTATTTCAAGATCATCAACCAGAGTGTGCCACAGGCATTGCGTAACCTGAAATACAGTGAAAAAGAAATAGAAGAGATCGTAGCGTATGCAAAAGGCCATGCTTCACTGGATAAAGCGCCTTTCATCAATACCAAAACATTGCTGGAAAAAGGCTTTACTGCCGAAGACATCGATAAACTGAATGCCGCATTAGGCGCTGCCTTTGAGATCGGGTTTGTTTTCAACGTATATACCCTGGGTGAGACCTGCCTGGAGCGGCTGGGCTTTACACCGGAGCAATATGGTGATTATAACTGGAGCCTGCTGGAAGCATTGGGATTCAGCGACGACGAAATTGAAGCGGCCAACATATATATATGTGGTACCATGACGGTGGAAGGTGCTCCTTATTTGAAAGAAGAACACCTTTCTGTTTTTGATTGTGCCAACAAATGCGGAAAGATCGGCGAACGTTACATACATGCACACGGGCACATCCGTATGATGGGTGCAGCGCAGCCATTCCTGAGCGGCGCCATCTCAAAAACCATCAACCTGCCGAATGAAGCAACCCAGGAGGAAATTGCTGATTCTTACCGCCTCAGCTGGGAGCTTGGTTTAAAAGCCTGTGCGTTATACAGGGATGGTTCTAAATTATCGCAGCCGTTAAGCAACAAGAGCGATAAGAAAAAGAAACTGGACGAACCCATCAGCGAAGAAAGCGCTGCTGCACTGGCTGCCGACATCAGCACCATGGTGGATATGGGCAAACTGACCATTGATGACCTGCTGGATGAAATGAACAAGCGTGTTCAGAGCAGCGCCGATACCACCTTGAAGCGCCAGCTGGCGATGATCGTGGAGAGAAGGGCGTTACCAGCCAAGCGTCGCGGCTTTACACAAAAAGCAAAAATAAACGGGCAGGCCCTGTTCCTGCGTACCGGCGAATACAACGACGGCACCCTTGGGGAGATATTCATTGACATGGCGAAGGAAGGCGCCACCATGCGCAGTATGCTTAACTGTTTTGCCATTGCCATCTCCATCGGCCTGCAATACGGAGTTCCCCTGGAAGAGTATGTAGAGAAATTCGTGTTCACCCGTTTCGAGCCAAGCGGCATGGTGGATCACCCGAATATCAAGAGCGCAACCTCCATCATCGATTTCATCTTCCGCTCACTGGCCTATGAATACTTAGGCAGGAACGACCTGGTTCATGTACTGGATACGCCTGAAGTGCTGAACCAGGGCAACGAACCCTGGGATGAGAATACACCCACCATTGGTGAGCGTAAACCCGAACTGAGTGAAGTGAGGGTGGTCAGCAGCACCGGTTCAGCATCCCCGGTAAAGGCGCAGCACCGCACGGCCCATAAAAAGGCAGAGAAAGGACTGGATGCGGTGAATGCAGCCGCCAAGAGCATGCAGAGCGATGCACCGGCCTGCAATACCTGCGGACATATCACCGTACGCAGCGGCACCTGCTACAAATGCCTGAATTGCGGAAACAGCATGGGCTGCAGTTAAGATGGTTTGATTAAGCACGAACATAAAACGGGCGCCACTCATTTGAGTGGCGCTTTTTTTAAATGACTATAAAACATCGTTGTTCCGGTAGTTATCGGAACTCACTTAAGCTTTATACCATTGCTGAACTTCTATTGAAGCCGCTTCCAGGCAACTTCTGCAATAACAGACTGTCCTCCCTGCGTGGTATGAGTTACCACGTATTTGATCTCATTGCCGGTATACCTGTACAGGCGTTTTTGTACGGTGCCTTCCCAGTTAGGAAAAGAAGCATGCGCTATATTGAATGTAATTGTTTTGCTGGCTTCGTCAACTGAATACGTGCCAAAATGCGAATTACTTCCCTGCACCAGGGCCTGGTATTCTTCAGCCGTGCCCTTGTTCTTATCCCCGGATGCAACTTTGGGCCTTACCGCTTTCAGGATCTGGATGGCATAATTTCCCCTGGCATCAAATACCAGCATCCCCGCAGGATCCTCCCCATACGGATGCTGCCTGCTGCTGTCGGGATAAATATTATCAACGGATACCAATGTCCATGTTCCGGTTAATTGCTCTTTTAGATCTTTATTTTGTTGAGCGTATAATACCGAAACATTTACCAGGATAAGAAATGCGGTCATTATTTTTTTCATGTCATTCATTTGTTTTAAGAGTGGATATTAATAGTTTATTTTTATAAGCTCCCCGTTGGCAGTTCCTTCAATACTCCTTTTGTAGCCCCCTGCTAAATCGTTAGCAGGTATATCTGAGATCCTGGCGGGGCTCACCACATTAACCCGGATGCCTCTTGGCATTTCCAGTGATGCAGCCAATACAAAACTATTGATGCCCCCATTGGCAATGGCCTTGCCTGCTGCATTTTTGGCTGGCTTGTCACCCATTTTCCCGGAAGTGAGCGTAAAAGAACCATTGTCGTTTAAATAATGTTGCCCAATGCATACAAGGTTGGCCTGTCCTAAGAGTTTATTTTTTATTCCCAGGTTCAGCTTTTCCTCCGTCATGGAGAACAGTTCTCCGGCATAACTGTCCCCGGCTGTACAAATACAGGCATCAACGTTGGCTGTTGTTTTAAACATATTTTCTATTGAGGCGGCTGAAGAAATATCCACCCGGATATCTCCGCTGTTTCTGCCGGCTGTTATGATCTCATGTTTTTCCGCAAGCAGGGGGGTGATGATCTTACCAATAGCCCCGCTTGCGCCAATTACAAGTACTTTCATTTTTTAAGTTTAGTAGTGTAAAATTATACAAGACAACAGGATCCATACTTGTACAATTTTGCACTTATTCTGTATCTTGCCCTTAATGATAAAAGAAAATTTGTACAAGCCCTTTGAAATTGAGTACAAAGAACTGGGCAGGTATCCGAAGACTAACCGGAGCAAAAGCTTCTTTGAACTGATTTATATTGTTGACGGAACCGGCGTACAGTACATTAACCGGAACAGTTTTAATTACCGCAAGGGCAATCTCTTTTTGATCACACCGGAGGATACACATTCTTTTGAAATAGCAACAATGTCCCGGTTCTTTTTTCTCCGCTTCAATGAGTACTATGTAAGATCAAATATTTCAAGAGACAAAGATGCGGTGCAGCGGTTGGAGTACATCCTCAAAAATGCCAGTCACCGCCCGGGATGCATATTAAAGAACAAAGCAGATAAACCGCTCATTGCATCATTGGTTGACAGTATCATACGGGAAAATACCAACCAGCAGATCTATTACAGCAAGATCATAGAGCAGATCGTGAATACTGTAATTATGGTGGTGGCAAGAAATATAGCGCTGAAGCTTCCCAAAAACCTGAAGGAGAATACCGGTGAACCCGTACTGGAGATCCTGCATTATATACAGGAGAATATCTTTGAACCTAAAATGCTCCAGGTGGAGAAGATGAGCAAAAGCCTGGGTATTTCCATTGCCTACCTGGGCCGGTATTTTAAAAAACAAACCGGTGATACACTTCAGAATTACATTCTGAATTTCAAAATGCGTTTAGTGGAGACAAGGTTGCTGCATAGTGATATGCGGATTAATGAAATTGCCTTTGAGCTTAACTTTGCAGACGAAAGTCATTTGAACAGGATGTTCAAAAAATATAAAGGATTAAGTCCTTCCGCGTTCAGAAAAAAATCCGCTGATGATGAAAAGGCCATCGCTTAACAGGAAGGGAAATCAGTTTATAAACAATACGCTTCTATTTTCTCTTCACAAAATCCCTCAAATAACTGCAACTGCTGAAGGCCTCCTGATAAAAAGCGGTGTTACCGTATTCTTTTACAAAGGGTGGGAAATATTTGTTATTTGTGAAGGCAGGCCAGTAATCTTTAAAGGCTGCATCATATTTATCCCAGTTGCCGGTATACTCATTGTACTGCGGCTGGTGAACCTGCTTTTGACTGCATTTGGCCATCATGAATAAGCAACGGGCCTTGAAATTTCTGTCATTGGCAGCCTTCATGGCTTTCTCAAAATAGTCATGTGCCTTATAGCAACCGTAATATTCCTTCTGGAAGCCGGTGGTATTTTGCGGGATATAATATCCGTCAACGCCCGAGCGTCCATATTGCACCAGTTCCCAGGTATGGCCATAGTAGGTCATGTTATACATGCCCAGCGCCATTTTATAATAGTGTTTTGCCGCATTGGCTTTGTCTGTTTCTGCTGCTTTTTGCAACCGCAGCATTTCCTGTGCAAAGGCCAGTTTGGTTGTTTTGTAATTCTTTTCACCCCGCAATTGTTCCTCCCGGTCGTACAACAGGTCCACAAAGGGATTCTTGGCGACCAGGTTTTTGTCCTGCGATTTTTTGAACCACTCCATGGCTTTGCTGTAATTGTATTCCCTTAAATAACACGTGCCGGCAAAATCAACCACTTCCTTTTTGGTCACGGAATTATGAATGAAAAGATAGTGGTCGAACCTGGTGGGTTGCTTATTGTCGAGCATGGCATACAGTTTCTCCACGTCTTTACTGATCAGTTTGTTGCGCAGGAACTCAACCCCCTCAATTCTCCGGTAATCATTTTGTTTTCCCTTCATGATCCAGTCTGCAGCGCCGATACACAGGGCTTCTTTCACCAGGTCGCCCTGCTCATGATAACGTTTTGCCAGTATCTCGCTCATCAGGTTCCGGTAAATGGTCTTCCATTGCTGTATTTCCGAATAGTTGATCTCCACCGGCTTTTCCGATCTCATTCTTTCTTCCAGCCATTGCAGGGATGGCAACAGCAGTTCTTCAAAAGCCGCATCGATCTTTTCCTTTTCATTGAGGGTGATGAGCAGGTTGGTGAGCGCCCACTGGTCTTTTAGTTTTGGGGTGAGCGGCATGGTGGCAGCCACGGCGGCATATTCCCTGGCATTGGAATAGTCTTTCATCATGTATGCAGCGTAAGCAGCCGCTGTTTCAAGCAATCCGGCATTTTTTAATTTATTATTTTGGGCGGCATTGTGCAGGAATGTTGCCAGGGCCTTTACTTCCTTCCCGGCATCGGTTACAATGCTGTCTGCATCACCATCGGTCCAGTTAAAATAAAATGCCTTGCCGCCGCTTTGTTTCTGCAGTACCGGTGAAAAATATTTTTCCTCCAGCTTGTTTATCTCCCGTACCACCAGC
This sequence is a window from Chitinophagaceae bacterium. Protein-coding genes within it:
- a CDS encoding helix-turn-helix domain-containing protein — encoded protein: MIKENLYKPFEIEYKELGRYPKTNRSKSFFELIYIVDGTGVQYINRNSFNYRKGNLFLITPEDTHSFEIATMSRFFFLRFNEYYVRSNISRDKDAVQRLEYILKNASHRPGCILKNKADKPLIASLVDSIIRENTNQQIYYSKIIEQIVNTVIMVVARNIALKLPKNLKENTGEPVLEILHYIQENIFEPKMLQVEKMSKSLGISIAYLGRYFKKQTGDTLQNYILNFKMRLVETRLLHSDMRINEIAFELNFADESHLNRMFKKYKGLSPSAFRKKSADDEKAIA